From Primulina tabacum isolate GXHZ01 chromosome 2, ASM2559414v2, whole genome shotgun sequence, one genomic window encodes:
- the LOC142536871 gene encoding uncharacterized protein LOC142536871: MPSLNEGEEIFFDTTDHLMSEESAVTKEEMCNKLVYDIWLQEPQSVKERKENFLRRMDFLEFSTLVESELEKVTESTEVVSTSFESYSPSFDESLLFERLESNSEANCSVDYSDQDWLDDLSIDSERGINQSRESCKQSCVQESLMRDMEKKKKLAWWWRNLKQKVKKNRDFKLPEEAKLFVKESKTNPIRIQHNKKKYLECSAVYSGQDFKAHGGPIWSMKFSPDGRYLASGGEDGVVCVWRVNSADASWDAKKCSFGSQDLETKPKSRRKGPKDPCIIIPEKIFHVEEEPLQKFYGHGGDVLDLAWSSSNHLLSASVDKTVRLWQIGSDRCLGVFKHSNYVTCVQFNPKNENYFISGSIDGKVRIWGISSGRVEDWVNARDIVTAVCYHSNGEGFIVGSISGTCRFFETSGDELLLYAEIKVCGKKKSTSNRITGVQFIENNPQRVMITSEDSKIRILEGLEVVRKYEGLSKSSAQVSASFTSNGRHLITVGDDSRIYIWNYDDLSVQTSKQAKSIRSWEHFLSKGVSVAIPWSTIDTEQNTGSFISGTTTCEQSVASCDSERFSLANWFSMDSSVKGSMTWPEEKLPSWDLQEDYIRSCNDHGELHLPQHSHSSRMVSSTWGLVFVTANLDGTIKTFHNFGLPIKT, translated from the exons ATGCCGAGCCTTAACGAGGGAGAAGAGATTTTCTTCGACACCACAGATCACTTGATGTCGGAGGAATCTGCGGTTACGAAGGAGGAGATGTGTAATAAGTTAGTCTATGATATTTGGCTGCAGGAGCCACAGAGTGTCAaggaaagaaaggaaaatttCTTGCGCAGAATGGATTTTCTTGAGTTTTCGACTTTGGTTGAATCTGAATTGGAAAAAGTTACTGAATCCACTGAAGTGGTTTCGACTTCTTTTGAATCGTACAGTCCCAGTTTCGACGAAAGTCTGCTGTTCGAGAGACTGGAATCAAACAGTGAAGCGAATTGTTCCGTGGATTACTCTGATCAAGATTGGTTGGATGATCTAAGTATTGACTCAGAACGAGGAATCAATCAAAGTCGTGAATCTTGTAAGCAATCTTGCGTACAAGAAAGCCTGATGCGGGATAtggaaaagaagaagaaattggcCTGGTGGTGGCGAAATTTGAAGCAGAAGGTCAAGAAAAACCGTGACTTTAAACTACCCGAGGAAGCAAAATTATTCGTTAAGGAATCTAAGACGAATCCAATCCGGATACAACATAACAAAAAGAAGTACTTAGAGTGCAGTGCTGTCTACTCTGGCCAAGATTTTAAAGCTCACGGTGGCCCCATTTGGTCTATGAAATTTAGTCCTGATGGCCGATATTTGGCTAGCGGGGGCGAAGATGGGGTGGTTTGTGTATGGCGCGTTAACTCTGCAGACGCCTCTTGGGATGCCAAGAAATGCAGTTTCGGAAGCCAAGACTTGGAAACCAAGCCAAAATCTAGAAGGAAAGGGCCTAAAGATCCTTGTATCATCATCCCTGAAAAGATTTTCCATGTCGAAGAGGAACCATTGCAGAAGTTTTATGGCCATGGCGGCGATGTTTTAGATCTTGCGTGGTCTTCATCTAAT CATCTACTATCGGCATCCGTGGACAAAACCGTTCGGTTATGGCAAATCGGGTCAGACAGGTGCCTAGGTGTCTTCAAACACAGCAATTATG TAACATGTGTTCAATTCAATCCTAAGAATGAGAACTACTTCATTAGTGGTTCCATCGATGGTAAAGTCCGGATTTGGGGCATATCCTCAGGTAGAGTTGAGGATTGGGTCAATGCCCGTGATATAGTGACTGCAGTGTGCTACCATTCGAACGGAGAG GGTTTTATTGTTGGTTCGATTTCCGGTACATGTCGTTTCTTCGAAACATCAG GCGACGAGCTCCTGCTGTATGCGGAGATAAAGGTTTGTGGCAAAAAGAAGTCGACTAGCAACAGAATCACTGGCGTTCAG TTTATAGAAAATAACCCCCAAAGAGTGATGATCACGTCAGAGGACTCCAAGATTCGTATACTTGAAGGTCTCGAGGTAGTCCGAAAGTATGAAG GTTTGTCAAAGTCGAGTGCTCAAGTGTCGGCCTCGTTTACTTCGAACGGGAGGCACCTAATAACCGTAGGAGACGACTCCCGGATTTATATATGGAACTATGACGATTTATCGGTCCAAACATCGAAACAAGCTAAATCTATACGTTCTTGGGAGCACTTTTTATCCAAGGGTGTCTCCGTAGCAATACCCTGGTCAACTATCGACACAGAACAAAATACTGGTAGTTTTATTTCTGGCACAACGACATGTGAACAATCAGTGGCATCGTGTGACTCAGAACGTTTCTCTCTAGCAAACTGGTTCTCCATGGATAGCTCAGTTAAGGGCTCGATGACTTGGCCCGAAGAAAAACTTCCTTCGTGGGATTTACAGGAAGATTATATTCGGTCTTGTAATGATCACGGTGAGCTTCATCTGCCTCAGCACAGCCATAGCTCGAGAATGGTATCCTCCACATGGGGTCTGGTTTTTGTGACTGCGAATTTGGATGGCACAATCAAGACATTCCATAACTTTGGATTACCGATTAAAACTTAG
- the LOC142537854 gene encoding uncharacterized protein LOC142537854, which produces MVRLALEFFCDWLRAKQKSQEIADVHSMDSGCPDWHKSPRLSIKYNVDAAFFQSKDRLGCILRDENCMFLTFRTCVIVGVFNVNEGEAMGLLEALSWVRRLGLKKVYFEMDAKVVVEAIKSSGIDIFEFGSIVQSCKDIIRCKHEFSISFIRRQANECDHTLAKASCSYASPIV; this is translated from the coding sequence ATGGTTCGACTTGCACTAGAATTCTTTTGTGACTGGTTAAGAGCCAAGCAAAAATCCCAAGAAATAGCTGATGTACATAGCATGGATAGTGGCTGTCCTGATTGGCACAAGTCACCCCGACTATCTATAAAGTATAATGTGGATGCGGCGTTCTTCCAATCGAAAGATAGGCTTGGATGCATCTTACGTGATGAAAATTGTATGTTTTTGACGTTCCGAACCTGTGTTATTGTTGGGGTGTTTAATGTCAATGAGGGTGAGGCCATGGGTCTTCTTGAAGCATTATCTTGGGTTCGAAGACTGGGGTTGAAAAAAGTGTACTTTGAAATGGATGCAAAAGTGGTGGTGGAGGCAATTAAATCTTCCGgcattgatatttttgaatttgGGTCTATCGTGCAAAGCTGTAAAGATATAATTAGATGTAAGCACGAGTTTTCAATTAGTTTTATTCGGCGACAAGCGAACGAGTGTGATCATACTTTAGCAAAAGCTTCTTGTTCTTATGCTAGTCCAATTGTGTGA
- the LOC142538061 gene encoding protein MKS1-like, whose product MEPSELFSDDGGGWGRGASRPSPRKELQGPRPATLKVNKDSFKIRKPPVPPPAHQQPPQEPPPVEERQPLIIYAVSPKVIHTTVSDFMNLVQRLTGNTSAATTSSGGAGDLSPAAHLASIEKTSPCSKDREISHKSISTSVNDDIMDSILESTDVEMDRVPGILSPAPATLPPISPGFFSTAGDPFLTGYSNMFIPSPSTLFSTPTMSPSQSWCDPFNPFFDF is encoded by the coding sequence ATGGAACCTTCAGAGTTATTCTCCGACGACGGCGGGGGCTGGGGGAGAGGAGCGAGTAGGCCGTCTCCCAGAAAGGAATTGCAGGGCCCTCGTCCCGCCACACTCAAAGTCAACAAAGACTCCTTCAAGATCAGAAAACCACCGGTTCCTCCTCCAGCACACCAACAGCCGCCGCAAGAACCTCCGCCTGTCGAAGAAAGGCAGCCGCTCATAATCTACGCGGTGTCTCCAAAAGTCATACACACCACCGTCAGCGACTTCATGAACCTTGTCCAACGCTTAACCGGGAATACTTCGGCCGCCACCACATCCAGCGGAGGAGCTGGGGACCTATCCCCAGCAGCCCACCTCGCTTCCATAGAGAAAACCAGCCCTTGCTCAAAAGACAGAGAAATCTCCCATAAAAGCATCAGTACTAGTGTTAATGATGATATAATGGATAGCATTCTCGAAAGCACAGACGTGGAAATGGATCGAGTTCCCGGAATATTATCTCCCGCACCGGCGACTCTACCACCAATATCCCCGGGATTCTTCTCGACGGCGGGAGACCCATTCCTTACGGGTTACAGTAATATGTTCATTCCTAGTCCATCGACTTTGTTTTCAACTCCAACGATGTCACCCTCACAATCTTGGTGTGATCCATTCAATCCATTCTTTGACTTTTAG